In the genome of Streptomyces pactum, one region contains:
- a CDS encoding phytoene desaturase family protein: MARIAVIGAGMGAMAAAARLAVAGHQVAVYERGSGHGGALGRFERDGFAFDTGPGLLHLPAVYRDLFIKTGKEPLEQCVELSQVDPSARHVFPDGTDLLLPNASRAGVLGALDGAFGAGSGERWSDLINRARDAWDATRRPLLEEPLRDDWPALRRDPFPVPARRGLFRRGPRRPATLADVGARELRDPRLVALLESHALAHGLDPRTAPAGATVLPYLEQTFGSWYVRGGMRALADAVYRRCRARRVEFSFGAEVTGIVLRDGRVAGLTLAGAGAGAPEVAADAVVAGCPPAALPALLGGVSPWHDGDVRPSAAGSAAGSPGRLTVFLALSGARPAGAAHRTVVHTDDRDAELDAVFGGRSGPAAPYRRPTVTVLRPDDPATRPDAEHEAVTLTATVAAHGPVDWSDPAVAESAADHLVAAAGAAVPGLAGRVLWREVRTPLDTAADTGAAGGAVPPPALAGADGGLLRPANLTRVPGLYLAGGWAHPGGGLPHAGMSGALVAGLIVEGADWRGSQ, translated from the coding sequence ATGGCACGGATTGCGGTGATCGGCGCCGGCATGGGCGCCATGGCGGCGGCCGCTCGGCTGGCCGTCGCGGGCCACCAGGTGGCGGTGTACGAGCGGGGAAGCGGCCACGGCGGCGCGCTGGGGCGTTTCGAGCGGGACGGTTTCGCCTTCGACACCGGCCCCGGTCTGCTGCACCTGCCCGCGGTCTACCGCGACCTGTTCATCAAGACCGGCAAGGAGCCCCTGGAGCAGTGCGTCGAGCTGTCCCAGGTCGATCCGTCCGCGCGTCACGTCTTCCCGGACGGGACCGATCTGCTCCTTCCCAACGCCTCCCGGGCGGGCGTCCTCGGCGCGCTGGACGGCGCGTTCGGCGCGGGCTCCGGCGAGCGCTGGAGCGATCTGATCAACCGGGCCCGGGACGCCTGGGACGCCACCCGCCGGCCATTGCTGGAGGAGCCCCTGCGCGACGACTGGCCGGCGCTGCGCCGGGACCCGTTCCCGGTGCCCGCACGGCGCGGCCTGTTCCGCCGGGGGCCGCGCCGGCCGGCGACCCTCGCCGACGTGGGCGCGCGCGAGCTGCGCGATCCCCGGCTCGTCGCCCTGCTGGAGAGCCACGCGCTCGCGCACGGCCTCGATCCGCGGACCGCCCCGGCCGGCGCGACGGTACTGCCGTACCTGGAACAGACGTTCGGCAGCTGGTACGTACGGGGCGGAATGCGCGCGCTCGCGGATGCGGTGTACCGGCGGTGCCGGGCGCGCAGGGTGGAGTTCTCCTTCGGCGCCGAGGTCACCGGGATCGTCCTGCGGGACGGCCGGGTGGCCGGCCTGACGCTCGCCGGGGCCGGGGCCGGCGCACCGGAGGTCGCGGCGGACGCGGTGGTCGCCGGCTGTCCCCCGGCGGCGCTGCCGGCCCTGCTCGGCGGGGTGAGCCCGTGGCACGACGGAGACGTCCGGCCGTCCGCCGCGGGGTCCGCGGCGGGGTCGCCGGGCCGGCTGACGGTCTTCCTGGCGCTCTCCGGGGCCCGGCCCGCCGGTGCGGCGCACCGCACCGTGGTGCACACCGACGACCGGGACGCCGAGCTGGACGCGGTGTTCGGGGGGCGTTCCGGCCCGGCCGCGCCGTACCGCCGGCCGACGGTGACGGTGCTGCGCCCGGACGACCCGGCCACCCGGCCGGACGCGGAGCACGAGGCGGTGACGCTCACCGCCACCGTCGCGGCGCACGGTCCGGTGGACTGGTCGGACCCGGCCGTCGCGGAGTCGGCCGCCGACCACCTGGTGGCCGCGGCCGGGGCGGCGGTCCCCGGACTGGCCGGCCGGGTGCTGTGGCGGGAGGTGCGGACCCCGCTGGACACCGCCGCGGACACCGGCGCGGCGGGCGGCGCGGTGCCCCCGCCGGCCCTCGCCGGGGCCGACGGCGGGCTGCTGCGCCCGGCCAACCTCACCCGGGTACCGGGTCTGTACCTGGCCGGCGGCTGGGCGCACCCGGGCGGCGGGCTGCCGCACGCGGGAATGTCGGGCGCGCTGGTCGCCGGGCTGATCGTCGAGGGAGCCGACTGGCGCGGCTCGCAGTGA